From the genome of Labedella gwakjiensis:
GGAGGCAGAGCGGCAGTGCGGGATGGCGAGGCCGCCGGGGATGCCCGTGTCGGTCTGGCTCTCGCGGGCCCACGCGTCGGCGTAGAGCGCCTCGACGTCGGTCGCGCGGCCCGCGTCGACGACGCGCGTCGCGAGGGCTCGGATGACGCCGGACTTGTCCGGGCCGAGGTCCGCGTCGAGGGCGACGAGGGCCGGGGTGATGAGTGTGGTCATGATGTGTCCTTACTGGTGTCCGGCGACGATGCGCGGAAGGGGGGTGACCTCGACGAGGTCGGGACGGGTCTGATCGGGACGCGGAACGGTGCTGCCCGCGAGGGAGGCGGCCGCCGCACCGTAGGCGACGGCGAGGCCGATGGCACGCTCGGGCGGCTGCCCGGCGTGCACGGCGACGAGGTAGCCGGCGAGCGACGAGTCGCCGGCGCCGACGGTGGACCGCGGGGTGATCCGCGGCGGCCGGGCCGCCCAGGATCCGTCGCGCGTCACGAGCAGCGCCCCGGCCGCGCCGAGCGTGAGCAGCATGGCCGCCACCCCGAGCTCGGGCAGGAGCGATTCGGCTACGCGTGCGGCGAGCTCCGGGTCGGCCTCGAGGGCGTCGCCGTCCGGGACGTCGGTGTAGCCGAGGGTCGCGGCGAGCTCGGCGAGCTCGTGGGCGTTGGGCTTGATGAGGTCGACGCCGCCCGACGTGCCCGCCGAGCGGATCACGGAGGCGAGGGCGGGCCCGGAGGTGTCGACGGCGACGGCGGGCGCCGGCACGCCGAGCTCCGCGGATCGCGCACGCACGGCCGCGATGAGGCGGGGGTAGAGGTCCTCGGTGGCGCCTGGGGGGACGGAACCGGCGAGGACGAGCCACTGCGCCGTCGCCGCGCGACGGGCCGTCTCCGCGATGAGCCGCTCGACGGCCGCGGCTGTGAGGGGCTCGCCCGCGGCGTTGAGCTTCGTCGTGGTGCCGTCTGGTTCGCTCACGGTCACGTTGGTGCGGACGAGAGCACCCGTCGGCACGTTCGCGACGGACGCCTCGAGCTCGGCGAGCTCCGTGAGGAAGGGGTCGCTCGCGTCGCACGGCACCACGGCGAGCACGTCGACGGCGGCTGCGTGGAGCGCCCGCGCCACGTTGACGCCCTTGCCACCGGCCTGCTCGTGCTGCTCGGCGACCACCTGCACCTCGCCGCGCTTGAGCGGCTCGGAGAGTTCGATCGTGCGATCGATCGAGGGGTTGGCCGTGACGGTGACGATCATGCGACCACCACCTCCACACCCACGGATTCGAGGGTCTTCGAGAGCCGCGCGTCGGGCTCGGCGTCGGTGATGAGCATGTCGAGGTCGCCGAGGGCGGCGAAGCGGTGGAGCGCCTCCTCACCGAGCTTGCCGGAGTCGGCGAGCAGGATGCGGCGGCGGGCGCAGCGAACCATCGCGGCCTTCACGGCCGCCTCGAGTTCGTCGGGGGTGCTGAGGCCGAAGTCGGCGCTCACGCCGTTCGTGCCGATGAAGGCGATGTCCGGTCGGAGGCGGTCGAGCTGCTCGACGGTGGGGGCGCCGACGGCCGCGCTCGTCTCGCCGCGCACCCGGCCGCCGAGGAGGTGGAGGTCGAGCGCGGGTGCGCCGTAGAGGGCGGCGGCGATGGGTACGGAGTTGGTGATGACGTCGAGGGTGTCCCCCGGCGTCTCGGGTGCCCACTCCCCGAGCCGCGCCGCGAACGCGCCCGTCGTGGTGCCCGAGTCGACGAGGACCGATCCGCGGAAACCCGCGGGCACGAGCCGGATGGCGGCCGCGGCGATGCGCCGCTTGCCGTCGCGGTTGAGGGTCTCACGGTCGGCGAGCGTGGGCTCGGCGACGCTCGCGCGGGAGGCGGAGACGGCGCCGCCGTGGACGCGGCGGACGTGGCCGACCGATTCGAGCTGGTCGAGGTCGCGGCGGATGGTCTCGCTCGTCACGTTGAAGCGGCGGGACAGCTCGGTGACGGAGACGCGGCCGTCGGCCTCGATGGAGGCGATGATCTCCTGGTGCCGCTCCGTTGCGTACATGGCGTCTTCCTCGACTGTGTGTGCTCGACCGTGAATCTGCGTCTATCCCCGATGTGGGTAGGAACAAGAAAACCACACAAACCCACATAAAACAAGACAACCACAGAATCATTCCTCCTCCGCACGCCACGACACCCCGCCACATGCAGCTTTTGAGCGTGATCACACCGCTGTACCGGCGTAAACGCGCTCAAAAGCTGCATCCGACGGGAATCGGGGGCGGGGGGGCGGGGCGGGGGCGGGGCGGGGCCGGGGGCGGGGGTGCCGGGGGGGGGTGAGGGTGCCGGGGGGCGGGCGTATCGTCGGTCGCACGATCGTCGAAGGAGTCAGCCATGAGTGCGTCCGACAGCCAGAGCACCAGCGCGCCGACCTCGACGCTCGACGGGTGGTCGCGCCGGCCGTTCACGTCGGCCGGGATCACCCATGACTGCTTCGAGAAGGGGACGGGGCCCGGCGTCGTCCTCATCCCCGAGATCCCCGGGCTCACACCGGAGGTCCTCGGGCTCGCCGACCATCTCGTCGAACAGGGCTTCACCGTGGTCGTCCCGTCGCCGTTCGGGACCCCCGGCCGCGAGGGAACGGTCGGGTACACGCTCGGCGTCGTGGCCCGCTTGTGCGTCGCCGCCGAGTTCCGCGCCTTCGCCGTGGGGGCGCGGCGCCCGATCACGGCCTACATCCGGGGCGTCGCCGCCGACCTCGCGGCACGGACGCCCGGTCGCGGCGTCGGTGTCATCGGCATGTGCTTCACGGGCGGCTTCGCGCTCGCTGCGGCCGTCGACGACTCCGTGAGCGCGTCGATCCTGAGCCAGCCGGCCGCACCCTTCCCCGTGGGCGCGCGGCGACAGGCGGACCCCTCGATGTCACCGGCGGAGTTCGGTGTGGTCGCGGGGAGGGCGTCCCGCGGCGAGGTCTGCGCGATCGGCCTGCGCTTCAGCGAGGACGCGAGCGTGCCGCCCGCACGGTTCCGCACCATCAGCGAGCGCCTCGGCGACGCCTTCGAGGTCATCGAGCTCGATTCGTCGGCCGGGAACCCGTGGGGTTTCCCCCGCCGCGCGCATTCCGTGCTCACGAGCGAGGTCCGCGAGACGCCCGGCCACCCGGCTCTCGCCGCCCGGGACCGCGTGGTCGCGTTCCTCCGCGAGCGCCTCGGCTGACGGGGCCCGTCAGGCCTTCGCGGTTCCGTCGTCGAAGCGGATGTCGATGTCGAAGAAGGGGTCGACCGGGTCTCCACCCGTGTCGTCGCCGTGCTCCCCCTCGACGACGACCTCGGCATCGCGGCGCGGGCGCACGGTGTCGAGGTGACGGCGGAGCTCGGCGGACTGCTCGGTGAAGTCGACCTCGTCGCCGTCCCATGCGTACGGGACGGACAGGACGTCGTTCCCGACTCCCACGACGAGCTCGGCCCAGTCGTGTCGCCCGGTCTTCTCGATGACGATCGGGATGTGGACAGCCTCGGCCTGGCCGCGCTTCGCGAGCGCGGCTGTCAGTTCGACGAGGGTGGAAGCAACGTCGTCGGAGGTGATCACGTTCTCCCCTGCGTATGTGATGCATCTCATACGGAAACTCTCCCCCAACGGCTGCTGCGGTTTTCCCCGTTGCGCAAAACGGACAGGGCGTCTATGGGCCGGGTGAGGCGGGTCCGCCGGGGCGTCAGGAGTGCGCAGGGCTACCCGCCGGCGGTTCCTTCTGGGTGTCGAGGTCGAGACCACGCGTGGAATGCGTCGCGGACATCATGCGCTCGAGCCACTCGCTGTTGAGCGCAGCGGACTTCGAGCCCGAGTACCGGAAGCTCACGTCGGCCGACGGGCTGATCCAGATCGACACCCGCCCCCATGCCTCCTCGTGGGCGGGAGCCGTCCAGGAGAGGAGGAAGCTCTCGCGGCGACGCATCTTCTGCGCGAGCACCACCTGCACGTGTGCGAGGAAACGGTCCTCGAAGTCGTAGAGGTGACCGTCGTAGTTCAGAGAACCCATGCGCTCCATGATGCACCCGATCGGGCCGGACCCGCGACGGCCGCCGGCGCGTGTATCCGCCTCATGCCGAGCGGGTCCCGTCCGCGAGCGCGTCGCGCAGCGCGTCGACGATGCGGGTGGCGCGCCTGTCGTCGCCCGCCTCCATGCGGTTGGTGAGGAACGCGAAGCCCACCTCGTGCTCCGGGTCGGCGAAGGCCACCTGCCCGCCGGCGCCGTCGTGTCCGAACGAGGAGGGCGTGAGGAGGCGCCGCGCCTCGGAGTCGAGCTGGAAGCCCATCCCCCACCGCGGCCACGGGCCGGGGAGGTCGAAGACGGGACGGCCGGAGGTCTGCTCGCGGGTCGCCTCGTGCACGACCACCTCGTCGAGCGAGCGCACCCCGTCGGTCTCGACGACCGTCGACGACCACATCGCGGCGAGCGCGCGCGCCGTGCCCACGCCGCCGGCGCCCGGGACCTGCGCGCCGAGCACCTCGACGTCGTTGAAGCCGACGCCGTCGGCGATGAGCTCGGGCGGGAAGGCCGCTCCGAGGGTCATCGCTCGCGCCGGCCAGTCGATCGTGTCGGGCGCGCGCTGCGCCTCCTGCGCCGCCGTGAGGGCGGCGAGCGACGGACCCACCGTCATCGGCGCGAGTCGCTCGCGCTGCTCCACCGGCAGGCCGAGCCAGAAGTCCGCGGCGAGCGGATCGGTGAGCAGCTGCCGGAGGTACTCGCCCGGCATGAGCCCCGTGACCCGTCGCACGAGCTCGCCGGCGAGCCAGCCGTGCGTCAGCGCGTGGTACGAGTAGCCGGTGCCGGGCTCCCACAGGGGCGCCTGTTCGGCGAGCGCGTCGGTCACGCGCGTCCAGTCGAGGAGGTCGTCCCTGGTGAGGTCGCGTCGCGGCGCCGAGAGTCCCGCCTGGTGGGAGAGGGCGTGCCGCACGAGCACTCTCTCCTTGCCGGCGGCGGCGAACTCGGGCCAGTAACGGGCCACGGGCGCCTCGTAGTCGAGCAGCCCGTCCTGCACGAGCCGGGCCGCGAGGAGCGACATGACGCCCTTCGTGGAGGAGAACACGACGCTCGCCGTGTCCTCCCGCCAGGGCCGACCGTCGCGCACGTCCGCGACGCCGCCCCAGAGGTCCACGACGGGTTCGCCGCGGTAGCGCACGGCGAGTGCCGCACCCATCTCGGTGTCGACACCGCCATCCGCTCCGGCGAACGCCTGCTCGAACGCCGAGCGGACGGCGTCGAACCGCGGGGCGACCGTGCCGTGGACGGGGACGGAGCGCACGGCGCTCATCCCTTCACCGCGCCCTGGAGGAGCGCGCGGATGAACTGCCGCTGGAAGACGAGGAACACGATGATCGCCGGCGTGATGATGATGAGCGCTCCGGCGTTGAGCAGCGGGATGCTCAGCGAATACTGGCCCTGGAAGAACGTCAGCGCACCGGCGACCGTGCGGTTGAGCGGGTTCGCGATGAGCACCACCGGGAGCAGGAACTGGTTCCACGTCCAGAGGAAGAGCAGGATCGCGAGGGCGGAGAGCGCCGGGCGGGCGAGCGGCAGCTGGACGCTGCGGAACTCCTGCCACACACTCGCGCCGTCCACGCGCGCGGCCTCGGACAGCTCGGGCGGCACGTTCACGAAGTGGGCGCGCATCCAGAAGACGCTGAACGGCATGTACAGGCCGATGAGGGGGAGGATCACGGCCCACTGGGTGTTGAGAGTGCCCATCGACTGCGACTGGTAGTACAGCGGGATGATGAGCGCTTCGAACGGGATCGTGAGACCGAGCACGAAGAAGAGCAGGATCGCGCGCGAGCCCGGGATCTTGAGCGCCCCGAGCGCATAGCCGGCGAGGGTGGCGACGAGGATGCTGATGGGCACGACGCCGAGCACGATGAACGCGCTCGACTGCATGAGAACCCACACATTGCCCACCTCGAAGGCCTCGACGAAGTTGCCCCACTGCGGATCGGTGGGCCAGACGAGTCCCGTCGGGTTGCGATCGGCGGGTTGGAGGGCCGCCGACAGCATGCTGACGAGCGGCAGGACGGTGAGCACGAGGATCGCGACGAGCAGGATGCGACCCGTCCACGCCTCGATGCGGCTGGCTTTCATCAGTCGTTCGCCTTCGAGAGTCTTTGGATCGGAAGGACCACCGCGAGCACGAGCACCATGAGCACGATGCCGAACGCGGACGCGAGGCCCACGTCGCTCTGGGTGAATCCGATCCGGAAGATCGAGATGCCGGGCACGAGGGTGGCCCGGCCCGGTCCGCCCTGGGTGGACGTGTAGATGATGTCGAAGCTCGACAGCGCTGCGATCACGGTGAGGGTCACGAGCACGACGATCTCCTGGCGGAGGCCCGGGACCGTGATGGTGAAGAACTCGCGCCACCACCCGGCTCCGTCGAGGCGGATGGCCTCGTACAGCGCCGTGTCGATCTTGCCGATGCCGGTGAGCAGCAGCACGGTGCAGAGGCCCGTGAGCACCCACGAGCCGATGAGGCCGACGGCCGGCAGTGCCGTCGCGTAGTCGGCGAGCCACGAGCGGGTGATGCCGCCGAGGCCGATCCAACCGAGGATCTGGTTGATCGTCCCCGTCTGCGCGTACATCCACGACCAGGCGATACCGGCCGCGGCGAGCGGGATGATCTGCGGGAGGAAGAGGATCGTCTGGGCCGCGCTCGAGAAGACGCCGGCGCGGATCGACCGGATGAGCGTCGCGAGCACGAGTCCCACCGTCACGGGGATGACGGTGAAGAAGAGGATGAGGATGAACGCGTTCACGATCGAGCCGAGGAGGGCCGGATCGGTGAAGACGGTCGCGTAGTTGTCGAGACCGACCCACTCGGCCACGCCGATGCCGTTCCAGTCGTAGAACGAGTACTGGACGCCCTGGATGAGGGGCCAGATCACGAAGCCGACGTAGGCGGCGAGGGCGGGGACGAGCAGGATCCACCCCGTGAGCGCGGCCCGTCGGGCCGCCGCGCGAGCGGCGACCCGACGGGTGGGGCGGACGGTGAGGATGGGACCGTCCGCCCCGGCATCGCTCGCCAGCGAGGGGCGAGCGTCGAGCGAGGGCGACGACATCAGCCGCCGATCTCGCTTTCATAGAAGGCCTGGACGCGCTCGACGAAGTCCTTGCCGGTGATCTTCCCGGTGACGAGCAGCTGCGACTCGGGGATGATCGAGCCGGAGTAGATGCCAGCCGTGGTGTTGGCCATGAAGTCGACCTGGCCGTTCTCCTCACCGATCTGCGCCGCCATGGCGAGGGCCTGCTCGATGAGCGACCCGGCCTCGACGGTCGGCTGCTCGAGCGACGGGTCGCCGCCCGGCGATGCGCCCGTGACGTCGACGACGATCTGGCGAGCCGTCTCGTCCGTGTGGATCCAGTTGAGGAAGTACACGATCTCGTCCATGTTGTCGGAGCCGGCGGCCACGGAGAACGAGTTCGCCGCTCCCATGGCCACGTGGTCGCCGCCCTCCTCTGCCGGGGGCACGAGGAAGTAGGAGACGTCGCTGCCGAGGGCCTTCTGGTAGTTCGCGGCCTCCCAGTTGCCGTTGAAGGTGAAGAGTCCACCGCCCTCGGAGAAGCGCGTCACGAACGTGAAGTAGTCGACGGCGTTGATGTCCTCGTCGAAGTAGCCGGCCTTGGCCCACTTCTCGATGAGCTCCGCGCCCTCGATGTTCCCGTCGGTCGCGTAGGTCGCGTCCGGCTCGTTGAACATCCACGAGAGGAACTCGTCCTTGTCGGCGTACTGGTTCATCGCGGCCTGCACGACGAAGTTCACGACGCCGTCCTTGTCGCCCGCGACGATCGGGGTGACGCCGGCGGCCTTGGCCGTGGCGAGGTCCTCCTCGAGCTCCGCGATCGTCTGCGGGGCCTCGTCGATGCCGAGCTCTCCGGCGATCTTGTCGTTCATGTAGATGCCGGTGATGCTGTAGCCGAGACCGAGCTGGTAGAGCGAGCCGGAGCCGCGCACGCCGTCCTCCGTCATGCGGAGCGGGGCGAGCTGCGAAGCGGGCCACGCGTCCCAGCCGTACGCGTCGTAGTACGGGTCGAGATTCGCGAGCAGGCCGTCCTTGACGGTG
Proteins encoded in this window:
- a CDS encoding 1-phosphofructokinase family hexose kinase; its protein translation is MIVTVTANPSIDRTIELSEPLKRGEVQVVAEQHEQAGGKGVNVARALHAAAVDVLAVVPCDASDPFLTELAELEASVANVPTGALVRTNVTVSEPDGTTTKLNAAGEPLTAAAVERLIAETARRAATAQWLVLAGSVPPGATEDLYPRLIAAVRARSAELGVPAPAVAVDTSGPALASVIRSAGTSGGVDLIKPNAHELAELAATLGYTDVPDGDALEADPELAARVAESLLPELGVAAMLLTLGAAGALLVTRDGSWAARPPRITPRSTVGAGDSSLAGYLVAVHAGQPPERAIGLAVAYGAAAASLAGSTVPRPDQTRPDLVEVTPLPRIVAGHQ
- a CDS encoding DeoR/GlpR family DNA-binding transcription regulator produces the protein MYATERHQEIIASIEADGRVSVTELSRRFNVTSETIRRDLDQLESVGHVRRVHGGAVSASRASVAEPTLADRETLNRDGKRRIAAAAIRLVPAGFRGSVLVDSGTTTGAFAARLGEWAPETPGDTLDVITNSVPIAAALYGAPALDLHLLGGRVRGETSAAVGAPTVEQLDRLRPDIAFIGTNGVSADFGLSTPDELEAAVKAAMVRCARRRILLADSGKLGEEALHRFAALGDLDMLITDAEPDARLSKTLESVGVEVVVA
- a CDS encoding dienelactone hydrolase family protein yields the protein MSASDSQSTSAPTSTLDGWSRRPFTSAGITHDCFEKGTGPGVVLIPEIPGLTPEVLGLADHLVEQGFTVVVPSPFGTPGREGTVGYTLGVVARLCVAAEFRAFAVGARRPITAYIRGVAADLAARTPGRGVGVIGMCFTGGFALAAAVDDSVSASILSQPAAPFPVGARRQADPSMSPAEFGVVAGRASRGEVCAIGLRFSEDASVPPARFRTISERLGDAFEVIELDSSAGNPWGFPRRAHSVLTSEVRETPGHPALAARDRVVAFLRERLG
- a CDS encoding serine hydrolase domain-containing protein, which gives rise to MSAVRSVPVHGTVAPRFDAVRSAFEQAFAGADGGVDTEMGAALAVRYRGEPVVDLWGGVADVRDGRPWREDTASVVFSSTKGVMSLLAARLVQDGLLDYEAPVARYWPEFAAAGKERVLVRHALSHQAGLSAPRRDLTRDDLLDWTRVTDALAEQAPLWEPGTGYSYHALTHGWLAGELVRRVTGLMPGEYLRQLLTDPLAADFWLGLPVEQRERLAPMTVGPSLAALTAAQEAQRAPDTIDWPARAMTLGAAFPPELIADGVGFNDVEVLGAQVPGAGGVGTARALAAMWSSTVVETDGVRSLDEVVVHEATREQTSGRPVFDLPGPWPRWGMGFQLDSEARRLLTPSSFGHDGAGGQVAFADPEHEVGFAFLTNRMEAGDDRRATRIVDALRDALADGTRSA
- a CDS encoding carbohydrate ABC transporter permease; the encoded protein is MKASRIEAWTGRILLVAILVLTVLPLVSMLSAALQPADRNPTGLVWPTDPQWGNFVEAFEVGNVWVLMQSSAFIVLGVVPISILVATLAGYALGALKIPGSRAILLFFVLGLTIPFEALIIPLYYQSQSMGTLNTQWAVILPLIGLYMPFSVFWMRAHFVNVPPELSEAARVDGASVWQEFRSVQLPLARPALSALAILLFLWTWNQFLLPVVLIANPLNRTVAGALTFFQGQYSLSIPLLNAGALIIITPAIIVFLVFQRQFIRALLQGAVKG
- a CDS encoding carbohydrate ABC transporter permease; amino-acid sequence: MSSPSLDARPSLASDAGADGPILTVRPTRRVAARAAARRAALTGWILLVPALAAYVGFVIWPLIQGVQYSFYDWNGIGVAEWVGLDNYATVFTDPALLGSIVNAFILILFFTVIPVTVGLVLATLIRSIRAGVFSSAAQTILFLPQIIPLAAAGIAWSWMYAQTGTINQILGWIGLGGITRSWLADYATALPAVGLIGSWVLTGLCTVLLLTGIGKIDTALYEAIRLDGAGWWREFFTITVPGLRQEIVVLVTLTVIAALSSFDIIYTSTQGGPGRATLVPGISIFRIGFTQSDVGLASAFGIVLMVLVLAVVLPIQRLSKAND
- a CDS encoding ABC transporter substrate-binding protein, translating into MAPSPRRLPRRAARFAIAATAAVGVFAMSGCAPGASAPTATQNTDVSTELTSEDVVLTIADETGFPVTDELTEEFTKQHPNVTFEITRDTFANLTANAPKLLASNDPPDLIRLPTIGDTVKDGLLANLDPYYDAYGWDAWPASQLAPLRMTEDGVRGSGSLYQLGLGYSITGIYMNDKIAGELGIDEAPQTIAELEEDLATAKAAGVTPIVAGDKDGVVNFVVQAAMNQYADKDEFLSWMFNEPDATYATDGNIEGAELIEKWAKAGYFDEDINAVDYFTFVTRFSEGGGLFTFNGNWEAANYQKALGSDVSYFLVPPAEEGGDHVAMGAANSFSVAAGSDNMDEIVYFLNWIHTDETARQIVVDVTGASPGGDPSLEQPTVEAGSLIEQALAMAAQIGEENGQVDFMANTTAGIYSGSIIPESQLLVTGKITGKDFVERVQAFYESEIGG